A region of Microcoleus sp. bin38.metabat.b11b12b14.051 DNA encodes the following proteins:
- a CDS encoding ATP-binding protein produces MMQHPANQAQTVSAQPPHQTKKLRHLWQKISNSAQLRWQQAHSLWQHRRQRRHLLTLLILGSTALTISTTACISYFVVRGLIIDNLKEIALLKLEKGSEEIDFWLSSRKAEIETIAYSPTVRTLNWKLVEPILQGETYRLKEYFLLSLVQADGVVQNTLGTNTNTKDRKQFQKAMNGKVNVSDPLIGRSSKLSTIIIASPLWALPPTPNKVIGVLAGSIKVDRIASVANSLQYGADSYAFVLNSNGVPIIHPNNKLIGTIDLPAPTFLKSQDSGLAAIARHMISHQTNIELVKIDNKWVYVAYAPLNEVNWSMALVIPRENIESQLQALNLLTSVVGGLLVPAILAAIWLIYSSENHRAQAEREAMLNRIAAGIQASLELDKIVQSTVEEIVTLLHLERAAFGWYEPHNRTLEILWESCEFECPKEAIKFEPYFLENLSVRSNKSDPIILSRDTWAEEGSQLIELQANSYLAVPVQTKNERQGYLICSHATHWFWSGEEIQLLKAVADQLAIAINQSHLYGQTQDQVKLLNSALDELKKTQTHLVQSEKMSSLGQMVAGIAHEINNPVNFISANLPHTTKYTKDLLDLVSLYKQTFPQVTPEIEEFAESIELEFIEEDLPHMLNSMKIGTERIRNIVLSLRNFSRLDESDKKLADIHEGIENTLLLLSNRIKNGIYIVKRYGKVPSVECYPSQLNQVFMNLLSNAMDALNENDRLDKIITISTGVVRENGHKCLKVTIADNGPGIPESIQDQIFNPFFTTKPVGKGTGLGLAISYKIVVDGHGGSIKIAQPKGGGTEFLIKIPIANEHQNTSRKREGTALMTATQVKEL; encoded by the coding sequence ATGATGCAACACCCAGCAAATCAAGCCCAAACCGTGTCTGCGCAGCCGCCCCATCAAACAAAAAAGCTGCGCCACTTGTGGCAAAAAATAAGTAATTCTGCTCAATTGCGGTGGCAGCAAGCGCACAGTCTTTGGCAGCACAGACGGCAGCGCCGCCATTTGCTGACCCTACTAATACTGGGCAGCACGGCTTTAACGATTAGTACAACTGCTTGCATCAGCTATTTCGTAGTGCGCGGACTAATTATCGACAATTTAAAGGAAATAGCACTGTTAAAATTAGAAAAAGGCAGTGAAGAAATAGATTTCTGGCTCAGCAGCCGGAAAGCAGAAATAGAAACCATTGCTTACTCTCCTACTGTTCGCACTCTCAATTGGAAATTAGTTGAACCCATTTTGCAAGGAGAAACCTACAGGTTAAAAGAGTATTTCCTCTTGTCATTAGTTCAAGCAGATGGAGTAGTGCAGAACACTTTAGGTACTAACACCAACACGAAAGACCGCAAACAATTTCAAAAGGCAATGAACGGAAAAGTTAACGTTTCCGACCCGCTGATCGGACGCAGCAGTAAACTTTCGACAATCATCATTGCATCTCCACTTTGGGCATTGCCTCCCACTCCCAACAAAGTAATTGGAGTCCTTGCAGGTAGCATTAAAGTAGACCGAATAGCTTCTGTAGCTAACAGCTTGCAGTATGGTGCTGATAGCTATGCTTTTGTGCTTAATTCAAATGGAGTGCCAATTATTCATCCCAACAATAAATTAATAGGAACTATCGACCTGCCAGCCCCAACTTTTTTAAAATCACAAGACTCAGGATTAGCAGCAATTGCGCGCCATATGATCAGCCACCAGACGAATATCGAACTGGTAAAAATAGATAACAAATGGGTGTATGTGGCCTATGCTCCCCTGAACGAAGTTAACTGGTCAATGGCTCTAGTAATTCCCCGCGAAAATATTGAATCCCAACTCCAAGCATTAAATTTGCTGACATCCGTCGTCGGCGGACTGCTCGTCCCGGCAATCCTAGCAGCAATTTGGCTAATTTACTCCTCCGAAAACCATCGCGCTCAAGCGGAGCGAGAAGCCATGCTAAACCGCATTGCCGCAGGCATTCAAGCTTCCCTAGAATTAGACAAAATTGTGCAAAGCACAGTGGAAGAAATAGTAACTTTGCTGCATCTGGAGCGGGCAGCTTTTGGTTGGTATGAACCACACAATAGAACATTAGAAATTCTTTGGGAATCTTGCGAATTTGAGTGTCCGAAAGAAGCGATCAAATTCGAGCCTTACTTTTTAGAAAATTTGTCAGTTCGCAGCAACAAATCTGACCCAATTATTCTTTCGAGGGACACTTGGGCTGAGGAGGGTAGTCAACTAATCGAACTTCAAGCTAATAGCTATTTAGCCGTACCTGTTCAAACGAAAAATGAGCGGCAGGGTTATTTGATTTGTAGCCATGCTACCCATTGGTTTTGGAGTGGTGAGGAAATTCAATTGTTAAAAGCTGTAGCAGACCAATTGGCAATCGCCATCAATCAGTCTCACCTTTATGGTCAAACCCAAGACCAAGTAAAACTGCTCAATAGTGCCTTAGATGAACTCAAAAAAACACAAACTCATTTAGTACAGAGCGAGAAAATGTCATCCCTGGGTCAAATGGTGGCCGGGATAGCTCACGAAATCAACAATCCGGTTAACTTCATTTCGGCTAATTTGCCTCACACCACCAAATATACTAAAGATTTATTGGATTTGGTGAGTTTATACAAACAAACCTTCCCACAAGTAACTCCGGAAATCGAAGAGTTTGCAGAATCAATCGAGTTGGAATTTATCGAGGAAGATTTGCCGCATATGTTGAATTCTATGAAAATAGGAACCGAACGGATTCGCAACATAGTTCTTTCTTTGCGTAACTTTTCTCGTCTCGATGAATCTGACAAAAAACTGGCGGACATTCATGAAGGTATTGAAAATACCTTGCTGCTGCTATCCAATCGAATTAAAAATGGCATTTACATAGTCAAGAGATACGGGAAAGTGCCTTCAGTCGAGTGCTATCCGTCTCAGCTAAATCAGGTGTTTATGAACTTGCTGAGCAATGCGATGGATGCTTTAAATGAGAACGATCGCCTGGATAAAATCATTACTATTTCCACAGGAGTAGTTCGAGAAAATGGTCATAAATGTCTGAAGGTGACGATTGCTGACAACGGGCCGGGCATTCCCGAAAGCATTCAAGACCAAATTTTTAACCCATTTTTTACGACAAAACCAGTCGGAAAAGGCACTGGTTTGGGATTAGCAATTAGCTACAAAATTGTAGTGGATGGACACGGCGGCAGTATCAAAATTGCTCAACCTAAAGGCGGGGGGACAGAGTTTTTGATCAAAATTCCGATCGCGAATGAGCATCAAAACACAAGCAGGAAGAGGGAAGGAACGGCACTGATGACTGCAACCCAGGTAAAGGAGCTTTAA
- a CDS encoding TVP38/TMEM64 family protein, which translates to MNDLRSPDEKNPPPSNKWKLFLGIGLAVALIVAAKFFNFQGILTNALSAIANLGPWGPAAFILIYIIATVLFIPGSLLTLGSGVLFGVLGGTVCVSIGSVLGATCAFLTGRYLTRDWVSKQIEGNLKFQAIDSAVASEGWKIVLLTRLSPIFPFNLLNYAFGVTQVSLRDYFFASWIGMIPGTVMYVYIGSLAGSLAAIGAQGRSRTNAEWALYGIGLLATIALTVYATRLAKKALDEKISP; encoded by the coding sequence ATGAATGATTTGCGATCGCCCGATGAGAAAAATCCACCACCATCAAATAAGTGGAAGCTGTTTTTAGGGATTGGTTTAGCTGTGGCTTTGATTGTGGCGGCCAAGTTTTTCAATTTTCAAGGAATTCTGACAAATGCGCTATCGGCGATCGCCAATCTCGGCCCTTGGGGCCCCGCAGCTTTTATTCTAATTTACATTATCGCCACAGTCTTATTTATCCCCGGTTCGTTGCTGACTCTCGGTTCTGGCGTTTTGTTCGGAGTCCTGGGCGGTACGGTTTGCGTTTCCATCGGCTCGGTTTTGGGCGCAACTTGCGCTTTTTTAACAGGTAGGTATTTAACTCGCGATTGGGTTTCCAAGCAGATAGAAGGTAATCTCAAGTTTCAGGCGATCGACTCCGCAGTTGCTTCGGAAGGATGGAAAATTGTACTCCTGACGCGACTTTCGCCAATTTTTCCGTTTAATTTGCTTAACTATGCTTTTGGAGTCACGCAGGTGTCTCTCAGAGACTATTTTTTCGCCTCTTGGATCGGCATGATTCCCGGAACCGTGATGTATGTTTATATCGGTTCCCTGGCTGGTAGTTTAGCTGCGATCGGAGCACAAGGGCGATCGCGCACTAATGCTGAGTGGGCCCTGTACGGCATTGGTTTGCTCGCCACCATCGCTCTCACCGTTTATGCAACCCGGTTGGCCAAAAAAGCTTTAGACGAAAAAATTTCTCCTTGA